GAGTTGAAAGAGCACAGATTTTTATACAGGGAAACGGAAAATTATGTCCCCAAATTTATCGCACTTACAATACTTTATAACAATTATATGAAATACGGATTTAAAGTTCCGGATACATCGCCGCTTGTTTATGATAAGGTTACCCTTAATCAGCCGGTGAATTTATATGTCATTGCCGACAGGTTTAATATATCCGTGGAAAAGCTGAAAGAGCTTAACCCTTCGCTTAAAAAGCCTATAACCCCGCCAACAGACGGTTTTGCACTCAGAGTACCATTCGGGAAAGGCGGGATGGTGAAAGCTGCTCTTGCTGAAGGGTCTCCAAAAGATTTTCTCGGTCTGAAAATTTACAGAGCTGAAAGGGGCGAATCGGTTTGGAAAATTGCCAATAAATTTAATACATCTGTTTATGAGTTTAAACGTTTAAACGGTATTAATTACAACAGGATAGTATATGACAGAATTGTTTTTGTCCCCAATAAAAAACTTTATACTGCCGGTTATTATGACAGGTTTCTAAGAGAAGTCAGACCTTACGTTCCTTCTGTGTATATTGTGAAAAAAGGGGATAATCTTTATGACATAGCACACCGTTTCGGTTTGTCCCTTAATGATCTTCTGGCTATGAATAAAGGAATAAACCCCCGTCTTATACATCCGGGGGATACTGTAGTTGTTTCCAAGAGAACAGAATTTGATTATGTCAGAGTGGCTAAAAAAGGCAGTGCAAAATATGTAGTGAGGCGTGGCGATACACTATGGGACATTGCAAAAAGATTCGGTACTTCCGTAAATAGAATTATGAGGGTGAACGGACTTGAGAATGCGAAATTAATGCCGGGAAATGTTCTTGTTGTTCCCAATTGACAGTTTTTTATTTTATGAGAGTGTGATAGGCTGCTTCATGGAATTTTGGAAAAAAATGTATAAAAAACTTGACAAAAAAATTTAATTTGGATACTATCCACATCCGCTACTTATTGCTGGCGTAGCTCAATTGGTAGAGCAACTGACTTGTAATCAGTAGGTTGGGGGTTCAAGTCCCTTCGCCAGCTTTTATAGGGGAGATACCCGAGTGGCCAAAGGGGGCAGACTGTAAATCTGCTGGCGTTTGCCTTCGGAGGTTCGAATCCTCCTCTCCCCATAAATGCGGGTGTAGCTCAGTTGGCTAGAGCATCAGCCTTCCAAGCTGAGGGTCGCGGGTTCGAATCCCGTCGCCCGCTTAAATTTGAGAAGAATAAGACGGAGGTAGTAAAAGTGTGCCTTCGTCTATTTTTTGTTTGTATAAAAGAAATATGCCCACGTGGCTCAGTCGGTTAGAGCGCGTCCTTGGTA
The nucleotide sequence above comes from Flexistipes sp.. Encoded proteins:
- a CDS encoding lytic transglycosylase, translating into MIRIFYFVFVSVFLISCSSINSSQFFHNKKAGAGNIAPENSYKTGTDNMSKTDNISGEPFLPDFTLKNLYKPELSVKHAGIFDEKLDIDPEVKEQSKYDIPIVVTERVKYYLELYGRRYPHTFQKWLNRSYKYMYIVQDIFLKHGLPLDLACLAFAESGFNVGAYSHADAGGMWQFIESTGEIYGLKNNFWVDERRDFEKSTEAAAEHLKYLYENLGDWFLAIAAYNGGYYKVVQGIRRYDTKNFFELKEHRFLYRETENYVPKFIALTILYNNYMKYGFKVPDTSPLVYDKVTLNQPVNLYVIADRFNISVEKLKELNPSLKKPITPPTDGFALRVPFGKGGMVKAALAEGSPKDFLGLKIYRAERGESVWKIANKFNTSVYEFKRLNGINYNRIVYDRIVFVPNKKLYTAGYYDRFLREVRPYVPSVYIVKKGDNLYDIAHRFGLSLNDLLAMNKGINPRLIHPGDTVVVSKRTEFDYVRVAKKGSAKYVVRRGDTLWDIAKRFGTSVNRIMRVNGLENAKLMPGNVLVVPN